The sequence below is a genomic window from Echeneis naucrates chromosome 13, fEcheNa1.1, whole genome shotgun sequence.
GACCACAACATCTGGGCCAACAGTAGCAACTCAAACAATGCTGACTGAGTTTTTCGTTACAGGGTTTTTATCTTTGGACTTTTCAGGCctgacttttttatttcagtaaagtGACAAGTGTGTAGTACTTCTCATTAAAGCATCATCGGTTTATTTCCACCAGAGGACGGACTTTCccttcacagacacactcagtgaGACAGGCAGCTTCTCTACCAACAAATCTACATATATGAAGAATGACATCCTCATAAAATAGAtccattttgaagctgaagttttgtctcttcattagtatttcattttcattcagtcttCAGTTTTCATTGACTCAAAAACAACTGTTTTTTCTGAGAATTAAATATGAACTGTCACCTTTCTGTGGGCGTTACCCATCAGACTGTGAGCCCTCCTTTTTAAGTTGCATCAGACCTCtatcatgttttattgaaatcttgaaactagagactgagaccataaattcGTCACATCttacattttcccatagacttaaaTGCAATTTGACTTCTGACATCATGGAAGGTTGACAGTTGgttaaattgaataaaaatcttACAGGAtcaatatttctgaaaatgttatAATAGTAACActaataatttgaataattgtAGTTTTCTCACATCATGCCACCCAtgagtcatttttaaaaacagaatattttttacataattaaaggaggaagaagactttttttttttcagtggcagTCAATGATCTGCAACAGAGGCTATTTTGTGGAAAAAAGCATCCTATGACtcacttcctttcctttccttgttAGTTTTCACCACACGTGGACTTCAGTTGCAACTTCATCAGTTCTCAGACTGCAGACTCACCTCGTGTGTTCCGTCTATTCAAGTCTATTGAGTCTGTTGTCGGTCCTGGTTCTTATCCTGTTCTAGATCCAGATCCAGGAGTCTGCAACTCCTCTTTGTTTGACAGAGAATCTGCTTCAACCAAAAACACTATTCTGAAGCAGAAACATGAAACCAAAGTGATGTTGCGATTTGATATCTCACGTTTTACTTTTTGGACACGGAGCTCCTCACACTGCCACAGGTCACCTCTGATGGAGGACTACAGGAGATCTACAGTAAACTACAGATTGTACACATAGTCCGTCAtaaaagatcatttttattcagataaaaatgttgaaacgCTGGAATCAGAATCATAGCTGAGCAGTCGATTCTGTCGCTACTCTGAAGATTAATAGACTAACAGTAAAGTGAGACTTTGCCTACATTTCtgactcgtgtgtgtgtgtgttttgtgtttgttttttgttcttttttttcaggttaTCTACAACTCATTCGGTGGCTCATCTAAAGGGCTGCACTTCAACAATCTGATTGTGGGTCTGGTACTTCTgaccagaggaagagatgaggagaaagccaaatgtaagtttgtttatttggtgGCTTTTTATTGACCTCTGATCGTGTGACAGGATGAACTCTGGACGGACGAACACATCTCCTTTAAAGAAGGTCCCCACAGGTTCAGGAAGTTATAAACTGAATATCTGATTGTTTGAGGGCAGAGACAGGACAAAATGTGAAGTGTGGCAGATTACAGGGGGGACAGTGAGACATGGATCAGGACTCGCATGCTCACTGGACCAGTATTTTAGGCAGAACCtggtcttcttcctctttctcattcTAATTCTGGTACTGCATGAAGTCTGATCCATCAGGATGTTATCAACACTAAAGCTTCCATTGTCCACTGGAGGCCTGACTTCCTGTGATAAGGCtgttctgactgtgtgtgtgtgttcacagacCTCTTCAGCCTGTTTGTCAGTGATCTGGGAGGATACGCTGCCAGAGAAGACATAGAGGCTCTTCTTCAAGGCCTAGATGGAGAAGTACCAACATCcctgaagaaatgtttcagtgaGGTCAGTGAACGTCACATCCTGTCTGTCGCCACAGAGACACTTATGggaacaaacacataaaaaaagtgGTAattacaataacttcagtttgaGCATCACTAATCAGCATAACTTTTACTTcgtatttaaaaacacaactcatcatgtttgttttgtttcctagTTTTTTAGTTTGAAGCAGGAGAAAATTGTGATATTCAGTCAGAACAGTGAACAGACTGATCTGTGACATCCAGccttttgatttattgatgCATTTTCATTGTTATAAATACTCCACCTATCAGAAGATGTCATGATCGGTCACTACAGAGTCACAGACCTCCCCCCAGGCGCAGCAGGGGTCTGGGAGCCGGTCTGGTACACCAGGGGATCAACAGTGGAGGAAAACCTCTATTGTTACATCTCtacatgaatttatttttctcatatATTCATATAGATTGAGCTATCACAGTTAAACAGACTTTACTGATATACAATAGTTTTCACACATTATTCAGTTCACGCCAAAATTAACCAACAGTAAATGTTCACTTTTCAAGTCCAAGTCAGATTCTTCCCTCAGAAAAGACTCaattaattaatcaatgaattgtgtgtctgtgtgttaccaGGGCGATAAGGTGAACTATGAGCGCTTCAGGAACTGGCTCCTGCAGAACAAGGAGGCCTTCACTTTGTCCAGGTGGCTTCTGTCCGGGGGGGTGTGTGTCACGCTCACTGATGACAGCGACACGCCCACTTTCTACCAGACGCTGGCAGGCGTCACTCACCGTGAGTCCTCCCACAGAGAGTCTGTAAAGAGAAGGAAGTTCATACTTcctgacaaagacagaaacacacctTTACTGTCATGACTCTTTAAACATTATTAAACCGTCACCATCACTCTGACTGACATCAGCAGTTAAACTAAGATTTCCCAGTTTTTGTCCCTTTTCAGCTCTGCCCACTTCAACCAATTAACACTGCATTTTGGGGATCTGTGTTTACACTTCAGGCTTAAAATGCTAAGAGAGAATGTAGCAGTTCGTAAGATGATAGGTCAAACAGATAAACCCCCCTAAACCACTGAAacccatgttttgttttgtttttttataatcGTCCTCATTTATAATACAAATGTTTGCCTGTTTataccagaaaaacaaaaacaacttgtgtATCTCATCGACCGCAGGAAACTGAATACACCATGTTTGACAAACTCCATTAAAGTCcagttttcaaaaacacaactttatcAGTAATTCAACAATGTTTATGTTCAAGGTATTAAAAAACatgctgaaacatttttaagatcactgccccccacccccccaccccccccaaactcaaaaaatccaaaaaaaaaaccagaaagCTTAAAGTTCAGGGCCAGTCACATTTTACAGTGACcacacaaagaataaaaacatacagtgacTCTTTTACAGTTTCAGACCAAGTAAATTTAGCCGGCTTTATTTTGCCAATTAAGGACAGAGAGCTGGAAAGAGCCTGAGATGGACACTGCCCTTTAATCTTCTCCAGGTTATCCTCTTaagtaagagtgtgtgtgtgtctgtgtgtgtctgtgtgagagagtgatTGACACACTCCTGGTTCATGACACTGTCCAGAACGAGAGCGTTCAGATTAACTCGTGACAGAGCTGATAGCGCCGCAAAACGTGTTTGCCTCCGACTGCAACACATTATCAGTTGGAATAAACTCTGTCCGGATGGGATAGCGTAGCCTTTGGCTTGCGGCCGCCGCAAGACATAATTTCCCATGACTCCTGGCAGCTGTGGCGACACCTCTACAAGGATGTTCCCTGGATGATGGTATGGTATCTCTGCTGTCACTCGGACAGAGTCGCCCCTCTAGGTGCGTACAAGGAAACCAAAATTGAGCTGACGGACTTTCAGATGTGACCAACTTTAATGTTCAGTGTTTGTTGGTGGTGTTATGTTCAACCTCCAACTGGCATTATTGAACCAGCAGCCTTTTATGTAATAAGTTCTTTGGTTTAAAGAGAAACACGGTTTAAACCTGAAATGATGTGATTCAACTAGTGTTAAACTGTCAGAGAGTTGTgctttctttctcacacactctccctctATGACCTGGATCTAATATTCCCTGATTTATATCCACCtctttcaaaatgacaaaaagctgttttgttttgtttttttttttaagatgtttgcCCTCAGTGTAAGACATACCCAgacaaaaaacagttttcattcttctacctctgatccgtttctgggtcacagggggttctggtgccaatcccagctcactctgggcgagggggcagggtcaccctggacaggtctgcagacagagaccaacaaccactcagacctagagacagtttagagtcacagatgaacccaaacaggatgtctttggaggctccaggctgggaaccaaaccaggacctccttgttgtggaGCAGCAGAGATAACCGCTATGCTGCCATGCCACcctcattttgactttttgggGATAAATTAAGTGTTGGGATGGTATCTCTGCGTCAGGTGTGTCAGAAAGTATATCTCTGAAGATCTCTGAACGTCTCTGTATGTCTGCAGACTCCTGCAGCACCAACCCTGTTACGATTCCGACAAGATTCTGAGGAGTTGATCAATAGCAACGTGACCTCAATTCCTGAACCATCTTTTCTAGAAGCAGGAGATTAAGCCTCAACCTCTGGGTCTGAACCACGAACTGAACCTTCAGGCCCTGTCCAGACGACTAAAGTCCAGCTCCAGCAGGGAGCCAGCCCCACAGACTGCCATATTAAAAATCCAACAGCAGAAATCAGCCTCTTTCTGGTCTCTGGAGATCGTTTtgtttcttccttccttctcagctgtttcctgttttttaagGTTAAAGTGATGGAGGATAGGGGGCGTAGCctttttgattgacagctggatAAGCATATGATagccacaaacaaacatgaactcaGGTTCAATGTCTTCTCTTTGATTAGCTGTGAGTTAGTCGCGGGGCTGTCAATGCCAAGATGGCGGTGGTGCATCAGCTCAGTCTGAGGGTGGCATCACAGAGGCGGCGTCCATCTGACGACCACAGAATCAAAATGAAGCTGCTGccgtgtgtgtccatgtgtccaTGTGTCCATCCTATGATGTATCTGTTGCATCAGCTCCAATGACCTGAATGCAATCTCTGCTGCCCGCTTCAGTCCATCAGCATCAATAATTGATCAGTTATTTCCTGCTGAGGATCCATTCCGTCCCTTTACGTCCTGAATCATTCATCTGCTGCTCCGAGCTTCCTTTTAGTCCGTTAAACTTCTGTGGCAGATAGCCGTGAAGACGGGACTGAATGCTTGCTGGTCAGAGGACACCTCCCTGAGTGACCCAGACCCTGGAGAAGACCCTCTCTCAGATTACCTCCCTCCTCAGAGAGTCAGCTTCTAAGCAGGTCCAGGACCCAATGGAGCTGGTGGATCTGTCAGGCATCAAGGGACCTGTCTGTTTTGACACCTGTCTTATGAATCGGCTCCATGCCCGTGGCTAGCTGGTTAACCACTGAATCCTATTAGCTTAATCTCTGGATTAGCCTGTTGGAGGGAGGAGGCCAGTTCATCGACCCTGCCAGTGTCATCTGCTATATTGGTCTGATCGGCATTCAATACAAGATGAGTCAGACGGCGTCCACCTGGTGGTCACCATTACATCACCATCATAACCACAAACATGTAATGCaccaatgaaagaaaattatttcatttttatcgGAAGTAGGTTCAGAAGATGGAGCCAGAAATTATCAGCTGACTCTTTTAATTATCACCTATCAAAAGACTTATTGGTTTATTGATTTTCAGCTTCTACCTCATCACATGAtccagaaagaaacaaatggaaattaTCAttgaaacatgacaaaaataacaaaagatgTCAGCAGTGAAACATAATGGAGGTTGAATGATTtgagttttattaaaaaaggTGAAGCAGATCATTCCATTTGAGAGGACTCGTGctgtattgcattttatttaccTAAAGCATCTGAATTGATCAAACCAGACTGTCTATAAATGTGGATGTGGACACCAGGAGCAGGCCTTAGTGCTGTCCAATGCCTTCTGGCTCCAGATAGGTGACCCAACGGACTAAAATCAGTCTATATCTAATTAATTTCCATGAACAAACAACTTCAATAAACTCCACCTGGTTTTCCTctgactcttcttcttttttttttttcctgcagtggaAGAGTCGGACATTATTGACTTGGAGAAACGCTACTGGCTGCTGAAGGCCCAGTCCAGAACCGGCCGCTTTGACTTGGAAACGTTTGTCCCTCTGGTCTCTCCTCCAATCCACGCCTCACTGAGTGAAGGTGAGGCGTCACCCATAACGTTATGACCCTGACAGGTGACGTCAGTAACGTGAATTATTTGGTTGCTATCGCACCTGTCAGGGGGAGGGCTATATTCGCAACtttgggatgagctggacctTCAAGTCCAGATCcaacagctcagcttcagaggtctAGAGGAGTCCAGATCTGCAGGGTCAACCGGGCATAATGTTCTGGGTGATCTGTATAGACAAACATGGTGTTTCTTCCTTTAATTCTCAACCTCATCGGTCAACGCAGCCTTGTAAAAAGACTAAAAGATatcacctgtgtgtttgttttccaggtcTGTTTCACGCCTTTGATGAAAATCGTGACAACCACATCGACTTTAAGGAGATCTCCTGTGGACTCTCAGCCTGCTGCAGAGGGCCCGTCgctgaaagacagaaatgtaaGCTGCACATTGGCTCTGAATCattacagataaataaaaccCAGAAGCTTTGGATAATTACAGCGACATGTTTTATCACAAGAAGCCAAGTCTCATCTCTGCAGCGGTGAACATATTGGATTTCCTGCCAATAGACTGAGCTGCagaggtttgtgttgtgtttcataaccatgttttactttctttttctgccagTTTGCTTCAAAGTGTTTGATGTGGACCGTGACAGTGTTCTGTCCCGAGATGAACTCCATGAAATGGTTGTGGCCTTGCTGGAGGTGTGGAAGGACAATCGCACAGACACACTCCCCGTAAGTTTAGCTCCAGATCAGCTTCAGTGAAGCTCTGAGGCCCCCAGAGATCAGGGTTGGACCTGCACGTTGAAGACATATGACATCAAAGAACCAGACTCAGCACAAAGTCGATGATGATGTTAAAATATGCTGTTCCCGTTTAGGAGCTGCACAGCAGCGTGTCGGACATAGTGGATGACATCTTAAAGATGCACGACACAACCAAGGTGACTCTGTAGTCTgcattctgtctgtctgatttcCTCCTTTGTGGCGTctattatttttcatcacagttttatttgtaatatGATTATATTTATAACTTTGAGTAGTTCCAGTCTCACAAAAAATGTGCTGATGTTTCCCTCCACAGATGGGTCACCTGACCCTGGAGGACTACCAGATATGGAGCGTGAAGAGCGCTTTGGCCAATGAGTTCCTGAACCTGCTCTTCCAGGTGTGTGCACCCCCAGGTGTTCAGGCTTGATTCCTGGTGAACATGAAATGAGGTTTTTATTCTTCATCTTTTCCAATTCCAGGTCTGTCACATCGTCCTGGGCCTGAGACCAGCCACtcctgaggaggaggggcaAATCATCCGGTATGTGCCTGTCCTCGTTACCTGTGCAAGCCTCAGGGGATCAGTGGTTGGGCCtaatggtctgtgtgtgtgtgtgtgtgtgtgtgtgtgtgtgtgtgtgtgtgtgtgtgtgtgtgtgtgtgtgtgtgtgtgtgtgtgtgtgtgtgtgtgtgtgtgtgtgtgtgtgtgtgtgtccgtgggtgcgtgggtgcgtgtgtgtgtgtgtgtgcgtgtccgtgggtgcgtgtgtgtgtgtgtgcaggggcTGGttagagagggagagcagacaTGGGCTGCAGCAGGGCCAGAACTGGTTCCTCATATCAATGCTGTGGTGGCAGCAGTGGAAGGACTACGTCAAATATGTAAGTTTAAGAATAGATTTAATGATGTTGCAAGCCGTCACCGTTCACAGCTGAAGCTCCCTGTCATGTAGCCAGGAAGTTGAATATGATGCTTTTAATTTTGTGCCTTTATGTTGTCAACACTTTGGTTTATGATTCTTGTAGACTTTGTGTTTACTAAGTTTATTTCACTGACTGGCAGTCGTGTTTCCGCTGAGCTTCCTGATATTAACATTTATCTGAAAGTGATTCTGCATGTGTCAGTAGTGCTTTGGTTTAatctatgtttgtgttttttcttttattttaacatttgaagcACAACATGAGCATTTTGGCGACCAAGTTTTGATTGTGGTCACAGTTAACTTCCCGCTGTGACTCCAACTGAGACGACGCCTTATTAATCCTGATGTCACTTTAAACAATGACAGGGAAGTCCCTGCTGTTGTCTTCCTATCCAGGAGCACAAGGGCATCGTGGTGGAGCAGCCGTCCATCCTCAGCTCACTGCGGAGTCCGATGGCCACGGCCACCATCGAGCCCGCCCCCCCGGACagactgggaggactgggaaCCTTTGACCTGGTAAGCCCCACCGAGGAGAGGTCACCGGACGCTGTGTCCAGCGCATCTGAGGCTACAGAGACAGGTCAGTCAAACACACTTCGCAGCAGAGGACGactcacaaaagcaaaaatggaaaagaattATTTTACTCATCTTAACCTAGTTCAATTCAAAAGTGGGAAGGGAAAATATAGTGGtctttatccatccatccatccatccatccatgtcCCAGCAGCCCTGAGCCCCCAGGCCGCCCCCTCTGCCACAGAGAGCTGTTTCGCCCGTCAGCACAACGTGTCGGACAACAACAACCAGTGTTTCTCAGCAGCCAACGGCCACTTCCCCTCCCAACTGATGGCACAGAGACCTGGAGCCATCGACAACCAGCCACTGGTCACCACCGACCccatgaaggtgtgtgtgtgtgtgtgtctatgtgtgtctgtgtatgtctttgtgtgttccccctcctcttcctcctcagtcttATCTCTTTATTTAACTGTAATGGTCTCAGTCCAGCAGCCTTCCATAAGGACACTGCCTGTCTATCATCAGTTCCTGGAGCTGAGTCCTACGTGTTGAGgttctgatgtttgtgttgtgcccCCTCCAGGCCCCCACACTGACCATGGAAGGCGGCAGACTGAAGCGCTCCCTGCAGCTGGTGCCCAGCAGAGACTTTGAGATGGTGCCAGAGCCGGTGTGGCGGGCGCTCTATCACTGGTATGGCGCCAACCTGAGCCTGCCGCGGCCGGTGAGTGAACACAGCATGAGCACAGTTcattcacacagcagctttcagGCACAGACATTAAAACTGCTTGGACATGCTTAAAACAGAGCAGTAAGACAGTGTTAAAGTGTAATTTaactgctgcaaaaacaaataaaatgttaaagcCATTTGCGGCCGGTTCTAACCATTAAGAGAGACAGTAGGATTCCAGCCAATGAAATGAGCTCAAACTCTGTTATGGCTACCTCTGTCATCAGGTGAAATTCTGTCCACCTGAGTTTGAGCAGTTAGCAGTAGTTGtggtatttgtgtatttgttctCCTCATCACAACCCGGACATGATGATTGTTCAGACTTAATGAGTAATGACCGACTGAACTGCtagaaatttgtgtttcaatcCAACAGGCTGTATGCAACctaaagatttaaaaaagtttattaattttactgttttactACTTAAGCTGTTTTTAAACCCCCCCAGGTGATCCTGGAGAGCAAGACGGGCCAAGCCGAGCTGGAGCTCTTCCCCCGCTATGTCCTTTTCCTCCGCCAGCAGCCGGCGACACGCTCCCCCCAGTCCAACATCTGGGTTAATATGGGTATGACCAGCCTGCGAATGTTCCCACCGTATTTACCCCCAGCAAGAGGTAATGTAAGCCGGCAGCAAGACTAGAGCAAACCGCCGACAAGCGCTTCATTGAGCAAACCTGCACCCCCTCAATTTAATCCTCCTTTTGTGGACTGATTCAGCTCATTCGGGGCTCCGGAGTGGGTGGTGACATGAACCAGTTCATAAGGGAAATGACTGCTGTCACAGAATAATTCAAACTGTCCATCTTCACAGACTTTGTTCCTTCTCCACATAAAGAAGGAAACTTTAAAATGTCCAGAgacaagacatttaaaaaaatcttaagaaaaactagaaaacaaacaaaatgaaagaacaacagcaaaaccaaaaaaggaATATTATAATTAGATCGCACAGGAAGACTTTACTAATAAATAAGTCTAAATAATACCTGAACATGAGCTATATCTGCTTTATGTAGCTCGTTAGATATTTGGGATATTAATGTGGTTAAatatcagcaacaacaacaagtaaAGCTTCCCTTCTTTAATTTTACAATGCACAGCAGTTCAcaaagttacaaaaataaaccGTAGTTCCGGAGTAATCAGGTTGGAGACGTCATCATCTCATCACATCAGAGCAGAAGGAGACTTAATTCCGGTCCACAGAACGCCGTGCTGATCAGCTCTTCATGTTGTGGTGGAGCTGAACTACCGGTCTGTGTGGATGGACGAGTCTGCAGAGCAGAGATTTACACTTGaaaatcagatattaaaacGAATAATTTTCTCAATAATCGTCAGCGAATTCCAGCTTTGTGTTGATTTAACAGGACTAATGTTGGTTGGTTTGTATAATCAAAACCTTGTTCACTAAGTTGATTGAACAATCACGTTTGCACGGACTGACAGAATACGCCCTTTTCTTGCTGCTTCCTTACAACTAATCCTCAGTCGACACCCTGCTGTTGTACATTCCTGTGATTGTTTTACATCTTTAAACTCATGATGATTTCAATCAAGGCTGTTATTTTGAAACACTTCAGATGGAGATAGCTGATCAGTGATTggtcctctctgtgtcctcacAGGTAATGTGCCGTCCCCCAATGCCCCCCTGAAGAGGGTGTTGGCCTACACAGGCTGCTTCAGCCGCATGGCCACCATCAAGGACATCCACCTGTACCTGTCCCAGAGACTCCGCATCAAGGAGGAGGACATGAGGCTGTGGCTGTACAACAGTGAGGTCAGCCCCCTGACTTTGGCCGTTCGACCCCTGCTTGTTCAAGGGGTGTGTGCAGGCTTTGCCTGATTGATAATTCAGCCTCGGCTCTTTAACGCTGGTTACTCAGCCAAAAGGAAAGTTTCCGATGATTGACTGTTCTTCATTAGTCATCTGATCATCTGGACCAAAAAAATTAACTCCAGAGGCTCCAAAAGGATTTTATGAGTTATCTGGTTTGTGttcactgagggttagggttaacctaACCCGAGTATAAACTGCAGCGTCCTCCTGTCACAGTCTAAATTTATGATCCTCTTGGTCTTGTTCTCATAAGTTAAATGAAACCAGGATCTTATTGCTGTTGGCAGCTTTAATCTTCTAAGTGTTAATAAAATAAGTTTGTCCTCATTCTACAGAACTATCTCACCCTCCTGGACGATGAAGACCACACCCTGGAAAGTCTGAAGATCCACGATGAGCAGCAGTTAGTCATTGAAGGTTTGAGATCCCCCCATCAatctgcccccccacctcccctcccaaGATAAAATGAGCAAACTCTGATTGATGGCTTTCCCTCCACAGTCAGAAACAAAGACATGAGCTGGCCTGAGGAAATGTCCTTCATCGCCAACAGCAGTAAGATGGACAGACACAAAGGTAAGTGAGCAGGTGATCACCaggtgtgacctttgacctttgggaTGTGCTCTGATTGGTGGATTGCTCACACATGAGGTAGATGATTGGTAATGGAGGAGGACTTCTTGACTTTATGTTCctatgtttaatatttacaatttttatttctttttttcaaattccttacatgtataaaaatgtatgagAAATGAAACCTGGATCTGGTTCCAGGTCTAATTCTGTTATGACTGCTGTGTCCTTGTCTTTTCGTACAGTTCCTACAGAGAAAGGAGCCACCGGTCTCAGTAATCTCGGCAACACCTGCTTCATGAACTCCAGTATTCAGTGTGTGAGCAACACCAAGCCGCTGACAGACTACTTCATCTCAGGGAGACATCTGTACGAGCTGAACAGGTGCTGCCCCGCCCCCTGCCCGTCTGCATCCCTGCTGCTCTGAGCGCCGTCTCTAACCGAATGCTGTTGTTTCACAGGACCAACCCCATCGGGATGCGAGGTCACATGGCCAAGTGTTACGGCGACCTGGTGATGGAGCTGTGGAGCGGCACGCAGAAGAACGTGGCTCCGCTCAAACTCAGAGTGAGAACTGGACCGCCTAAATCCTGTTAATGTTTTTACCTGTTTTTACGAGCAGCCGTttaaatcctgtttgtgatgtcatcacttCCTCTCCAGTGGACGATAGCAAAGTACGCTCCGCGCTTCAACGGCTTCCAGCAGCAGGACTCCCAGGAGCTGCTGGCCTTCCTGCTGGACGGTCTTCATGAAGACCTGAACCGCGTCCACGAGAAACCCTATGTGGAGCTGAAGGACAGTGACGGCCGGCCTGACTGGGAGGTGGCATCTGAGGTCTGAGAGCATTCTCTTCTTCTACTGTTTAGTctgttaaaaattaaaatcatcttTGGCTGAATTGTGTCACTACTGACCACCGGCTCCGCCTGCTCACAGACGATGAGGAGTCAGTTGAGCTGATTCTCTTTTACCTGGTGGTTTGTTTGTCAacggtgtgcgtgtgtgcgtgtgcgtgtgcgtgtgcgtgtgcgtgtgcgtgtgcgtgtgcgtgtgtgtgtgtgcgtgtgtgtgtgtgtgtgtgtgtgcgcaggccTGGGAGAACCACCTCCGTAGGAACCGCTCCATTGTGGTGG
It includes:
- the usp32 gene encoding ubiquitin carboxyl-terminal hydrolase 32 isoform X2, which translates into the protein MGAKESRIGFLSYDEAVKRVTDVELKRLKDAFKRTSGLSYYMTQQCFYREVLGDGVPPKVGEVIYNSFGGSSKGLHFNNLIVGLVLLTRGRDEEKAKYLFSLFVSDLGGYAAREDIEALLQGLDGEVPTSLKKCFSEGDKVNYERFRNWLLQNKEAFTLSRWLLSGGVCVTLTDDSDTPTFYQTLAGVTHLEESDIIDLEKRYWLLKAQSRTGRFDLETFVPLVSPPIHASLSEGLFHAFDENRDNHIDFKEISCGLSACCRGPVAERQKFCFKVFDVDRDSVLSRDELHEMVVALLEVWKDNRTDTLPELHSSVSDIVDDILKMHDTTKMGHLTLEDYQIWSVKSALANEFLNLLFQVCHIVLGLRPATPEEEGQIIRGWLERESRHGLQQGQNWFLISMLWWQQWKDYVKYGSPCCCLPIQEHKGIVVEQPSILSSLRSPMATATIEPAPPDRLGGLGTFDLVSPTEERSPDAVSSASEATETALSPQAAPSATESCFARQHNVSDNNNQCFSAANGHFPSQLMAQRPGAIDNQPLVTTDPMKAPTLTMEGGRLKRSLQLVPSRDFEMVPEPVWRALYHWYGANLSLPRPVILESKTGQAELELFPRYVLFLRQQPATRSPQSNIWVNMGMTSLRMFPPYLPPARGNVPSPNAPLKRVLAYTGCFSRMATIKDIHLYLSQRLRIKEEDMRLWLYNSENYLTLLDDEDHTLESLKIHDEQQLVIEVRNKDMSWPEEMSFIANSSKMDRHKVPTEKGATGLSNLGNTCFMNSSIQCVSNTKPLTDYFISGRHLYELNRTNPIGMRGHMAKCYGDLVMELWSGTQKNVAPLKLRWTIAKYAPRFNGFQQQDSQELLAFLLDGLHEDLNRVHEKPYVELKDSDGRPDWEVASEAWENHLRRNRSIVVDLFHGQLKSQVKCKTCGHISARFDPFNFLSLPLPMDSSMHLEITVIKLDGSTPVRFGLRLNMDEKYTGLKKQLSELCGLKPEQILLAEVHTSNIKNFPLDNQKVRLSVNGFLCAFEVPVPGSPTSLSSPTLTDVTPIANGSTANGHLSNKPILIPNGGPSALMPSTPETLLANGVSNGHITPVLDSPFIGYIIAMHRKMMRTELYFLSAQKNRPSLFGMPLIVPCTVHTSKKDLYDAVWIQVSRLASPLPPQEASNHAQDCDDSMGYQYPFTLRVVGKDGNSCAWCPWYRFCRGCTIDCTEDRASVGNAYIAVDWDPTALHLRYQTSQERIVEEHCSVEQSRRAQAEPISLDSCLKAFTSEEELGEDELYYCSKCKTHRLATKKLDLWRLPPILIVHLKRFQFVNGRWIKSQKIVKFPRESFDPSAFLAPRDLEQHCLHSRSESEDLLRVGEDNLSSISAPAGFCNLNKASPASSRKSAPSLSRTSSPSGSPKSSGGRRPGRLRLPQLGSRHRLSNSKENLDGAVHAEAEPQENATQADTDGGEGVGLPASGDTVTSESSSSTEASSSHCDVVLVNGDSNGLSSDCSMESTMDPDGSLLQHREMCLDAIYNLYAISCHSGIMGGGHYVTYAKNPNNKWYCYNDSSCKEVHSEEVDADSAYILFYEQQGVDYTQFLPKIDGKKMADTSSMDEDFESDYKKYCVLQ